The following are encoded together in the Bombus pascuorum chromosome 10, iyBomPasc1.1, whole genome shotgun sequence genome:
- the LOC132911202 gene encoding piezo-type mechanosensitive ion channel component isoform X8 encodes MSKYWLNVALLRVVLPLVLTGCIIWRPVGLSLVYLVLMLYSPYVPVPDAKTMAGHTGHYLKTCIGLSFLTAVSQLTFHIVLLALPAYGHFLHNCESMETIFRHIGFVRLDSVSAWEIFFWLTPELIVLPTSIMVYLICRFLSRKNVIDEEDDASLHRNDEAAKKSADSTAKIINFLGRIGTYVVLASLCITAALKPSVEGGFYFLVFLGAATWWSCNKELRKGFAILCKFVMVVVILHILALLSYQNQVPQELIPVNSTWQRYFALSPVYQTNCTDPRDVEYTTDADWLIYGYFLRLFWLYYVLALQSQFLSKKPLMRFGSGRTGLLQDSTGSVIVQDGHQDDNIQMQSLSEATPDEQSGIIEHIIMAVYSIFQLIINSSYLATNIIMMTWSIMYHSWTTFALLLWALILWMVPNKRASMMKCSPFIVIYATLLLLVQYIYSMDLTEEELPTKINGISVSEIGFSKSEQLSRWHLVVKCLFISMFWITMRQYTAERTRQRRSSALRDMVAPLHVSVSTATTAMNHEAPEIKSKFMKDVGILLKKLLTKFWIAVVAIMLFISGITGERMTVFRIIYMSLFLVLIITFQISWTVWRKMMYSFWITVIGYSVIMLILVYTYQFHNFPEYWNYLHIDEDLQKDIGLEIYETKDLFVRLLTPTFFVIITVLQIHYFHKDFLEVTDIDKFGTEESPRVERSSLGHSPILTMPPSSPGEVFLVEEEKEHIYSLRQLKEMSKLERLQLFHKIIQQFLHFYNYTWLFFEIHMQKIIFVSVMIFCVNDVCAINFVFVLILVIMINSRRNVQICTANTIAAIIAILMVVKMLYQIQYIDHNNWNINCTKFPAENQTQYGSNNTMYNIAEWFGIKKGEPGHLAELLKGYIGILVVTTLRKIIRIRQCFYRKARSEPLDTPQVMFPSITREDADKGVPQCLKFLFNYGFYKFGVEFCLIGIVALIGTRLDFYSVLYSIWLLLFFSLRRKSISRIWPFFKFFGIILLPIQYSFVVAPPSWFCIEYPWSESKTLRGLQEWMYLPDPDFPPNARKLMCDFILLMMVVRQSLVFKIEERSTATDREFPAGHNYSVYENMEKPNFVNPVKDYVSHIHCWLDIIKRGVLISLMWVTLSIMFLAGTERTNLFSLGYLIGAFVFLWQGSDFYLRPVKTILKWWNLLIGYNVVVIFSKALLQGVGCVLIEQLQVLACPLIQLFGITCLRKFRSSVSDIVLEKLDCEVPQEDIGMVWDGLCFGFLLLQKRLFKSYYFFHIVDETKAMSILASRGAELLEELHQKRIEIQENVEKNVLQKLKFKMDKIKANQRKIQGPSYREPQIHAVDTLYPGTRPLYRVRAPKTNREAVRSGDYYMFDDLDDDDVTDLIPDTESEKQEAEKRHEAEKRGRRMTISELMNTLIKTDIEIATHVAMYGGTEKDALRLRRRSVPLTRKKSSMSYLSARSETDTAVATDGADKTSIASADTETGEKDAAAEERDKTPEPTDDEYGEDKPDEKEETQEDEQKVSIATYFKFIIVMINSTLTSMTKYLNRFSRDYRYIRKVLTKEKKVLKTKPDFRMGMRLGITQIWQPIPLMKQGSTNGNAEESCDAGEGSNQPRPQEESSLFSEISPVQHDDEGGALSEVDQPPIIQLLASIWFGILAHSCLLCYFMVFLHQIKNASVLSTPLPLMVFCWGSLTIPRPSKTFWITLIAYTEAIVIVKCIFQLEVLPWNRDAAPNNPLFTPRIMGVERKHNYALWDLLLLLMVFFHRFMLKSLGQWTSPSLKPRKIIPSTLTVVPSKPPPPENRGQGESASLQEEESGSTVRTPKGATLNLRAAGEGENAQTTNEYEKLVAVQGEEISPANEEFNKAMNMTVNKYKEPMKDFFQKILSPISKEKTNVYAYMFLCDFFNFLLLIFGFSAFGTQQGDGGVTAYLQENRVPMPFLLMLLLQFALIVIDRALFLKKSIVGKLIFHYFLIFGVHIWMFFILPSVTERQFNERLPPQIWYMVKCFYLLLAAYQLRQGYPTRILGNFLCKKYSIVNYVLFKVFMLVPFLFELRAVMDWIWTDTSMTIMDWFKMEDIFANIYQIKCMRGVETDFPQPRGVKKQQMSKYLVGGGALFFMIGLIWFPLLLFALGGTVGVSNLPYDVSMKIRIGPYEPIYSMSAQSSSIIEYDETDFMRFSNLYARDRPAVTFLENYIHSDVAAVRLSGFSRKLWSISPPDLDRLITELEDNSTTVIIHVEWTVSRKTDAKDASGITTQVRDIKLPPYENNEFNPVRRTLANMLSSNDSTVHNGTITLQYAFPKFLKVTGRTTDVVPQLMRMPKWLDDNVEEEDENHLYRDVSLHLSTDADCCARQKWWIVKEVCNDSLYDQLLKRVPLNDCKYIMMFLFNDKTFPEGLSFISGFGILGLYTTAVIVISQMMRKIVSDMAPKIMFDDLPYVDRILRLCLDIYLVRESGELCLEEDLFAKLIFLYRSPETLIRWTRPPEEGERTDNEDQDDVDEDAVAPRGESRDVSRRE; translated from the exons ATGTCCAAGTATTGGCTGAACGTGGCCCTCCTCAGGGTTGTGCTGCCGCTTGTCTTGACAGGAT GTATAATATGGCGACCTGTAGGATTGTCTCTGGTTTACTTGGTTCTGATGCTATACTCGCCCTATGTGCCGGTACCAGACGCGAAAACAATGGCTGGCCACACAGGGCACTATTTAAAAACTTGCATCGGCCTGTCTTTTCTCACAGCAGTCAGCCAACTCACTTTTCACATAGTTCTATTAGCTCTACCTGCTTATGGTCACTTTCTTCACAACT GCGAATCGATGGAAACGATCTTCAGACACATAGGTTTTGTAAGACTAGATAGCGTTTCTGCCTGGGAGATCTTCTTCTGGTTGACGCCAGAGTTAATCGTGTTACCCACTAGTATAATGGTGTATCTCATATGTCGGTTTCTATCACGAAAGAACGTTATCGACGAGGAAGATGATGCATCGTTACATCGAAACGATGAGGCTGCAAAGAAAAGCGCTGACAGCACCGCCAAG ATCATCAACTTCCTAGGACGAATCGGGACCTACGTAGTTCTAGCGTCATTGTGTATCACAGCAGCATTGAAACCATCAGTTGAAGGTGGTTTCTATTTCCTCGTCTTCCTGGGAGCCGCAACTTGGTGGTCATGTAACAAAGAGCTCCGAAAGGGCTTTGCTATATTATGCAAGTTTGTGATGGTCGTGGTGATCCTTCACATCCTGGCTTTGCTCAGCTACCAGAATCAAGTGCCTCAAGAGCTAATACCCGTAAATAGCACCTGGCAACGTTATTTCGCATTGTCTCCAGTTTATCAAACGAATTGCACTGACCCGAGGGACGTTGAGTACACGACCGATGCCGATTGGTTAATTTATGGCTACTTCTTAAGGCTATTCTGGCTCTATTACGTTCTGGCATTGCAGTCACAGTTCCTGAGCAAAAAGCCG TTGATGCGATTTGGGTCCGGGAGAACGGGACTACTGCAAGATTCGACCGGAAGTGTCATTGTCCAAGATGGTCATCAGGATGACAACATTCAGATGCAAAGTCTCAGTGAAG CTACTCCAGACGAGCAATCCGGGATCATCGAACATATCATTATGGCTGTATATTCCATCTTCCAATTGATAATCAATTCATCCTATCTTGCTACGAATATCATAATGATG actTGGAGTATAATGTACCACAGTTGGACGACGTTTGCGCTGTTATTATGGGCCTTGATTCTCTGGATGGTACCTAATAAACGCGCTTCCATGATGAAATGCTCGCCGTTTATCGTTATCTATGCGACGCTTTTGCTTCTAGTTCAATACATTTATAGCATGGATCTGACAGAAGAAGAGCTGCCAACGAAGATAAACGGGATAAGTGTGTCGGAGATTGGTTTCAGCAAATCTGAACAACTTAGCCGATGGCATTTAGTCgtcaaa TGTCTGTTCATATCTATGTTCTGGATAACTATGAGACAATATACCGCTGAAAGAACCAGACAAAGACGTTCTTCAGCATTGAGAGACATGGTAGCGCCGTTACATGTTTCTGTTTCGACAGCTACTACGGCGATGAATCACGAAGCGCCGGAAATCAAAAGCAAATTCATGAAAGATGTTGGCatacttttgaaaaaattattaaccaAATTTTGGATCGCTGTAGTGGCTATTATGCTATTCATCTCTGGAATCACCGGCGAACGTATGACCGTCTTCAGGATCATTTATATGTCCCTGTTCTTAGTTTTAATCATCACTTTCCAG ATATCATGGACAGTATGGAGGAAGATGATGTACTCATTCTGGATTACGGTCATTGGTTACTCCGTAATCATGCTGATTCTCGTGTACACTtatcaatttcataatttcccGGAATATTGGAACTACCTCCATATTGACGAGGATTTGCAGAAGGACATTGGTTTAGAAATATATGAGACCAAGGATCTATTTGTTAGATTACTCACGCCAACGTTCTTCGTAATTATCACTGTCCTGCAGATTCATTATTTCCATAAAGATTTCTTGGAAGTGACCGATATCGATAAATTCGG aaCTGAAGAAAGTCCTCGAGTCGAACGATCGAGTCTTGGCCATTCACCGATTTTAACCATGCCACCATCTTCACCGGGAGAAGTTTTCCTTgttgaagaagagaaagaacatATATACTCCTTAAGACAGTTAAAAG aaATGTCTAAACTGGAGCGGCTAcagttatttcataaaataatacagcaattcttacatttttataattacactTGGCTCTTCTTTGAAATTCACATGCAAAAGATCATTTTCGTTTCTGTGATGATTTTCTGTGTCAACGAT gTCTGTGCTATTAATTTCGTATTCGTCTTGATACTAGTTATCATGATCAATTCTCGaagaaatgttcaaatatgTACTGCCAACACGATCGCCGCGATAATTGCCATTCTGATGGTCGTGAAGATGCTATATCAAATTCAGTATATCGATCACAATAACTGGAATATTAATTGCAcg AAATTTCCAGCTGAAAATCAAACTCAGTATGGCAGCAATAACACGATGTATAATATCGCAGAGTGGTttggaataaaaaaaggagagcCAGGACACTTGGCAGAATTATTGAAGGGTTACATAGGAATCTTAGTGGTGACTACTCTCAGAAAAATCATCAGAATTCGACAGTGTTTCTATAGAAAAGCACGTAGCGAACCTTTGGACACTCCTCAAGTTATGTTCCCTTCTATCACCAGAGAAGACGCTGACAAAGGAGTACCACAGTGCTTGAAATTCCTTTTCAATTATGGATTCTATAAGTTTGGCGTTGAATTCTGTTTGATAGGAATAGTGGCACTCATTGGAACCAGATTGGATTTCTATTCTGTCCTTTATAGCATTTGGCTTTTACTATTCTTCTCTCTGAGAAGAAAATCAATATCCAGAATTTGGCCTTTCTTCAAGTTCTTTGGTATAATTTTACTACCTATTCAGTATTCTTTCGTCGTGGCTCCACCATCCTGGTTTTGTATAG AGTATCCATGGAGTGAATCCAAAACTTTGAGGGGTTTGCAAGAATGGATGTATTTACCTGATCCTGACTTTCCACCAAACGCTAGAAAATTAATGT GTGATTTTATTCTGCTAATGATGGTCGTCAGACAAAGTCTCGTCTtcaaaatcgaagaaagaagcACAGCGACTGACAGAGAATTTCCAGCTGGTCATAACTATTCCGTCTACGAGAACATGGAGAAACCAAATTTCGTCAATCCTGTGAAGGATTACGTGTCACATATCCACTGTTGGTTAGACATAATTAAACGAGGCGTATTAATAAGTCTCATGTGGGTCACTTTGTCTATCATGTTCCTGGCTGGAACAGAAAGGACCAATCTCTTCTCGTTGGGTTATTTAATTGGTGCATTCGTGTTCCTCTGGCAAGGAAGTGATTTTTACTTGAGACCAGTGAAAACCATCTTGAAATGGTGGAATCTTCTAATCGGTTACAATGTGGTCGTCATATTTTCCAAGGCTTTGCTTCAGGGTGTAGGTTGCGTACTGATAGAACAG cTGCAAGTGTTAGCATGTCCACTGATTCAGCTATTCGGTATAACTTGTCTAAGAAAATTCCGAAGTTCAGTGAGCGACATAGTTCTGGAAAAATTGGATTGCGAGGTGCCACAAGAAGACATCGGCATGGTCTGGGATGGTCTATGCTTTGGTTTCCTGTTACTCCAGAAACGACTGTTCAAGAGTTACTACTTCTTCCACATAGTAGATGAAACGAAAGCTATGAGCATCCTAGCGTCTAGAGGGGCGGAGTTATTAGAAGAATTGCACCAGAAGCGCATCGAAATTCAAGAAAACGTTGAGAAGAACGTGCTGCAGAAGTTGAAGTTTAAAATGGATAAAATTAAAGCTAACCagagaaaaatacaaggaCCTAGTTACAGGGAGCCACAGATACATGCAGTTG ATACTCTCTATCCAGGAACACGGCCGTTGTACAGAGTTCGCGCCCCAAAGACCAACAGAGAGG CTGTCAGATCAGGCGACTACTACATGTTCGACGACCTGGACGACGACGATGTGACCGATCTGATCCCGGACACTGAATCCGAAAAACAAGAAGCGGAGAAACGTCACGAAGCTGAAAAACGCGGCAGAAGAATGACCATTTCCGAG CTGATGAACACGCTGATTAAGACAGACATTGAGATCGCGACACACGTCGCCATGTACGGAGGGACTGAAAAGGACGCGCTGAGACTACGTCGTCGGAGTGTGCCTTTAACAAGGAAGAAATCATCTATGTCGTATCTCAGTGCACGTTCCGAGACCGACACTGCAGTGGCCACCGAT gGCGCTGACAAAACAAGTATCGCGTCGGCGGACACGGAAACCGGTGAAAAAGATGCGGCCGCGGAAGAACGTGATAAAACACCAGAGCCAACAGACGACGAATATGGAGAAGATAAACCAGATGAAAAGGAGGAGACACAGGAGGATGAGCAAAAAGTATCAATTGCTACGTACTTCAAATTCATTATAGTGATGATTAATAGCACCCTGACGTCGATGACCAAATACTTGAACAGATTTTCGCGTGACTATAGATACATTCGCAAGGttttaacgaaagaaaaaaaagtattaaag aCAAAACCAGATTTCCGGATGGGAATGCGATTGGGAATCACTCAAATATGGCAGCCAATTCCCCTGATGAAACAAGG ATCGACTAATGGAAATGCCGAGGAATCTTGCGATGCTGGCGAAGGATCTAACCAACCACGACCGCAGGAAGAAAG CTCACTATTCTCCGAAATCTCACCTGTTCAACACGATGACGAAGGTGGTGCACTGTCTGAAGTCGATCAACCACCGATAATCCAATTATTGGCATCCATTTGGTTTGGAATCCTGGCACATTCTTGTCTACTTTGTTACTTCATGGTGTTCCTTCATCAGATTAAAAATGCATCCGTCCTTTCCACGCCTTTGCCTCTCATGGTGTTCTGCTGGGGTTCGTTAACCATTCCACGACCCTCGAAAACATTTTGGATAACGTTAATCGCGTACACCgag GCAATCGTGATAGTAAAATGCATTTTCCAATTGGAAGTATTGCCCTGGAATCGAGATGCTGCACCGAATAATCCTCTATTTACTCCTAGAATTATGGGGGTTGAACGCAAACATAATTATGCTTTGTGGGATCTGTTGTTGCTTCTCATGGTGTTCTTCCATAG ATTTATGCTGAAATCATTAGGACAATGGACGTCTCCGTCCCTAAAAccaagaaaaattattccttcCACTTTAACTGTAGTTCCATCCAAGCCTCCACCGCCAGAAAATAGAGGTCAAGGAGAATCTGCATCGctacaagaagaagaaag cgGTAGTACCGTAAGAACACCTAAAGGAGCAACTCTGAACCTTCGCGCAGCAGGGGAGGGTGAAAATGCGCAAACCACaaatgaatatgaaaaattagtgGCCGTTCAAGGAGAAGAAATCAGCCCCGCGAACGAAGAGTTCAATAAAGCCATGAATATgac cgtaaataaatacaaagaacCAATGAAAGATTTCTTCCAAAAAATTCTTAGTCCAATTAGCAAAGAAAAGACGAacgtatatgcatatatgttCCTGTgtgatttctttaatttcttgcTACTCATTTTTGGATTTTCTGCATTTGGG ACACAACAAGGTGACGGTGGTGTTACAGCCTATTTACAAGAAAATCGAGTTCCCATGCCATTCTTACTGATGTTACTGCTACAGTTTGCACTGATAGTTATCGATAGAGCTTTGTTCTTAAAGAAATCAATCGTAGGCAAACTAATTTTCCATTACTTTCTTATATTTGGCGTTCACATTTGGATGTTCTTCATATTGCCAAGTGTCACCGAACG ACAATTTAATGAGAGGCTTCCACCGCAAATTTGGTACATGGTCAAGTGCTTCTACCTCTTGTTAGCGGCTTATCAATTAAGACAAGGCTATCCGACACGAATACTTGGCAATTTCCTCTGCAAGAAATACAGCATTGTCAACTATGTCTTATTCAAAGt ATTCATGTTAGTCCCATTCTTATTCGAATTAAGGGCAGTAATGGACTGGATCTGGACGGACACTTCCATGACGATAATGGATTGGTTTAAAATGGAAGATATTTTCGCcaatatttatcaaatcaAG TGTATGCGAGGCGTAGAAACGGATTTCCCTCAGCCACGAGGTGTAAAGAAGCAACAAATGAGCAAGTACTTAGTCGGTGGTGGTGCTCTCTTCTTCATGATTGGATTAATATGGTTCCCCTTGCTCTTATTCGCACTTGGTGGCACAGTTGGTGTTTCGAATCTACCCTACGatgtttcaatgaaaattagaaTTGGTCCTTATGAACCAATTTACTCTATGTCGGCGCAAAGTAGCTCTATCATCGAATACGACGAAACTGATTTCAtgagattttcaaatttgtacgCGAGAGATAGACCTGCGGTCACTTTCCTGGAAAACTATATACATTCTGATGTCGCTGCCGTGAGATTGAGTGGGTTCTCTCGAAAATTATGGAGTATATCTCCGCCAGACTTAGATAG ACTGATAACAGAACTAGAAGATAATAGCACAACCGTGATCATCCACGTAGAGTGGACAGTGTCTCGAAAAACGGACGCGAAAGATGCCAGTGGGATAACGACACAAGTGAGAGATATAAAATTGCCACCGTATGAAAACAATGAATTTAATCCTGTGAGAAGAACGTTAGCTAATATGCTCTCTAGCAATGACTCAACCGTGCATAATGGTACTATCACGTTGCAATATGCGTTTCCCAAGTTTTTGAAAGTGACTGGTCGAACCACTGACGTCGTTCCACAATTAATGCGAATGC CGAAATGGCTTGATGACAATGTAGAGGAAGAGGATGAGAATCATCTGTACAGGGATGTTAGTCTTCATTTATCTACCGACGCAGATTGTTGCGCTCGTCAGAAATGGTGGATCGTTAAAGAAGTTTGTAATGATTCTTTATACGATCAGCTATTAAAGAGAGTGCCCCTAAATGACTGCAAGTACATCATGATGTTCTTGTTCAATGATAAAACGTTCCCCGAGGGGTTGAGCTTTATCAGTGGATTTGG AATCTTAGGTTTGTACACTACCGCGGTGATAGTCATAAGTCAAATGATGAGGAAGATAGTCAGTGACATGGCGCCAAAGATTATGTTCGATGACTTACCCTACGTCGATAGAATACTAAGATTATGCTTAGATATTTATTTGGTCCGTGAAAGTGGAGAATTGTGTCTCGAGGAAGACTTGTTCGCCAAATTAATATTCCTCTACAGATCACCGGAGACGTTGATCAG ATGGACAAGGCCACCCGAAGAAGGTGAGAGAACTGACAACGAAGATCAAGATGATGTAGATGAGGATGCTGTGGCGCCAAGAGGGGAATCTCGAGATGTTTCTCGcagagaataa